One window of the Colius striatus isolate bColStr4 chromosome 19, bColStr4.1.hap1, whole genome shotgun sequence genome contains the following:
- the TRIM32 gene encoding E3 ubiquitin-protein ligase TRIM32 — protein MAAAPHLNSDALREVLECPICMESFTEEQLRPKLLHCGHTICRQCLEKLLANSINGIRCPFCSKITRITSLAQLTDNLTVLKIIDTAGLGEVVGLLMCKVCGRRLPRHFCKSCSLVLCEPCKETSHMPQGHRVIPIKEAAEERRREFGTRLARLRELMGDLQKRKASLEGVSRDLQSRYKAVLQDYSKEEHKIHEELARSRKFFTTSLSEVEKVNNQVMEEQAYLLNLAEVQIMSRCDYFLAKIKQGDIALLEEAVDEEEPELTNSLPRELTLQEVELLKVSHVGPLQIGQVVKKPRTVIVEESLMETAASSSASFREPDAEQEEASSTPDSSPAKPRMPEAATSIQQCNFIKRIGSKGSLPGMFNLPVSLHITLQGEVLVADRGNFRIQVFTRKGFLKEIRRSPSGIDSFVLSFLGADLPNLTPLSVTMNCHGLIGVTDSYDNSVKVYTMDGHCVACHRSQLSKPWGITALPSGQFVVTDVEGGKLWCFTVDRGVGVVKYSCLCSAVRPKFVTCDAEGTIYFTQGLGLNLENRQYEHHLEGGFSIGSVGPDGQLGRQISHFFSENEDFRCIAGMCVDARGDLIVADSSRKEILHFPKGGGYNILIREGLTCPVGIAITPKGQLLVLDCWDHCIKIYSYHLRRYSTP, from the coding sequence ATGGCTGCCGCCCCTCATCTCAACTCAGATGCGCTCCGAGAGGTCCTGGAGTGCCCCATTTGCATGGAATCCTTCACGGAGGAGCAGCTGAGACCCAAGCTCTTACACTGTGGGCACACCATCTGCAGGCAGTGCCTGGAGAAGCTCCTGGCAAACAGCATCAATGGGATACGCTGCCCCTTCTGCAGCAAAATCACACGCATCACGAGCTTGGCTCAGCTGACTGACAATCTTACTGTGCTGAAGATCATAGACACTGCCGGACTCGGGGAAGTGGTGGGTCTTCTCATGTGCAAGGTCTGTGGGAGAAGGTTGCCAAGACACTTTTGCAAGAGTTGTAGCTTGGTTTTATGTGAGCCCTGCAAGGAGACATCACACATGCCTCAAGGACACAGAGTCATTCCTATCAAAGAGGCTGCTGAAGAACGTAGGAGGGAATTTGGGACGAGGCTTGCCAGACTTCGGGAGCTCATGGGTGATCTGCAGAAAAGGAAGGCATCTCTGGAGGGTGTTTCAAGAGACCTGCAATCTAGATACAAAGCAGTTCTGCAAGATTACAGCAAAGAAGAACACAAGATCCACGAGGAACTGGCAAGGTCACGCAAGTTCTTCACCACCTCTTTGTCTGAAGTGGAGAAGGTAAATAATCAGGTCATGGAGGAACAAGCTTATCTGCTGAACTTAGCAGAAGTGCAGATAATGTCTCGCTGTGACTATTTCCTTGCCAAAATAAAGCAGGGAGATATAGCTCTCTTGGAGGAGGCAGTAGATGAGGAAGAACCAGAACTGACAAACAGTCTCCCAAGGGAGCTGACTCTTCAGGAGGTTGAACTCCTGAAAGTGAGCCACGTGGGACCACTGCAGATTGGGCAGGTGGTGAAGAAGCCCCGGACTGTTATTGTGGAGGAATCGCTCATGGAAACAGCAGCATCCTCATCGGCATCGTTCAGGGAGCCTGACGCGGAGCAAGAGgaggccagcagcacacccGATTCCTCACCAGCCAAGCCAAGGATGCCTGAAGCAGCCACCAGCATCCAGCAGTGCAACTTCATCAAGAGGATAGGCTCCAAGGGCAGCCTGCCGGGGATGTTTAATCTCCCCGTCAGCCTCCACATCACCCTGCAAGGCGAGGTGCTTGTGGCAGACCGGGGCAACTTCCGAATCCAGGTTTTTACCCGCAAGGGCTTTCTGAAGGAGATTCGCCGGAGCCCGAGCGGAATCGACAGCTTTGTGCTGAGTTTCCTTGGAGCAGACTTGCCCAATCTGACTCCCCTTTCTGTCACCATGAACTGCCATGGCCTGATAGGCGTGACCGACAGCTACGATAACTCTGTCAAGGTCTACACCATGGACGGTCACTGCGTGGCGTGTCACcgcagccagctgagcaagccCTGGGGCATCACGGCTCTGCCCTCCGGGCAGTTCGTAGTGACCGACGTGGAAGGAGGGAAGCTGTGGTGTTTCACGGTGGACCGTGGCGTGGGGGTGGTGAAGTACAGCTGCTTGTGTAGCGCCGTGCGCCCCAAGTTCGTCACCTGCGACGCCGAAGGGACCATTTACTTCACCCAGGGGCTGGGCCTCAACCTGGAGAACCGGCAGTACGAGCACCATTTGGAAGGAGGCTTTTCCATCGGCTCCGTCGGCCCCGATGGGCAGCTGGGACGCCAGATCAGCCACTTCTTCTCCGAGAACGAGGATTTCAGGTGCATTGCTGGGATGTGTGTGGATGCCAGGGGAGATCTCATTGTTGCTGACAGCAGCCGTAAAGAAATCCTGCATTTCCCTAAAGGAGGTGGCTACAACATCCTAATCCGGGAGGGTCTCACCTGTCCCGTGGGCATAGCCATCACCCCCAaagggcagctgctggtgctggacTGTTGGGATCATTGCATTAAGATCTACAGTTACCACCTGAGAAGATATTCCACCCCTTAA